The Archocentrus centrarchus isolate MPI-CPG fArcCen1 chromosome 5, fArcCen1, whole genome shotgun sequence genome contains the following window.
GATGAGGAAAAGCACGAGTTTGAGGTGATGTCAGTCCAACTGATATCCCCACGGCGGCTTGTTGAACTGCGTGAACACACAGCCACGGACCCAGTCCTCCAGACAATCACCCAGTTTATCAGAAATGGATGGCCCAGGTGCACAGGGAGAGTGCCCGTAGAGGCCAAACCATATTTCAATCTCCGCGATGAACTCACTGTCGAGGATGACATCATCATGCGAAGGCACAGAGCTGTCATCCCTACTTCCTTGCATTCCGAGTATATTAAGGCGCTACACAAGGGCCACCCAGGTGTGGAAGCTACAAAGAGGAGGGCAAGAGAATGCGCATTCTGGCCTTCAATAAATGAGGATGTGGAGACTGCTATACAAGCATGCAGTACCTGCAACAGCCTGAAACCACACCAACAAAGAGAACCACTAAAACTACACGCAGTCCCTGATCTGCCCTGGTCTGTCGTTGCCACAGATATATTCGAATGGGAGAACCACCACTACCTTGTACTCGTGGATTCGTACTCAGGGTGGTTTGAAgttgaccagctcagcaacatgtCCTCCCTAAGTGTAATTAACAAACTAAAACGACATTTCTCTGTTCAGGGCATACCGCAGAAATTGTATTCAGACAACGGCACTCAGTTCACGAGTCAGACATTCCGTGACTTCACCAAATCTTGGGACTTCACACATGTGACGAGCAGTCCCGACTATCCGCAGTCCAACGGCCTCAGTGAAAGGGCCGTACGGAGTGCAAAGAAGCTGCTGGAGACGACAAAAAGGGATGGGACAGACTTTTACCTGAACCTGCTAAGCCTGCGTAACACACCACGGGACAAGATCCTGGGCTCTCCCGCACAAAGACTGCTGTCCAGGCGGACCCGGACGGTCCTGCccatctgcaaacatctgttAAAACCTGCAGCAAGATCAACGGCTTATGTCAACGCCCAGCTCACAAAGAAACGTGAGACACAGAAACGTTATTATGACAAGTCCAGCAAACCCTTACTTCCCCTGCTACCACATCAAGTAGTAAGACTCCAAACGGAAAAAGGATATGACAGGATGGGCATCGTGAGGCGAAGATGCAATGAACCACGCTCATATGTAGTTGAGTCTGAAGGGAGAGAGTACCGACGTAACAGAAAGCACCTCCTGCCAGTGATGGAACCACAACCTCCTCGACCCTCTGAGCCACTCACACATATAAGCGAACAGAAACAACCTCaaaataaacaccaacctgaaacaacaaaccctgaCGCGGAACATGTATACCCAGAACAGTGTCAAATACCAACTACTGCAGAAAAGAGTCCCAACAGTGTACTGCAGGAGAGTCGGAGAGAAAGCGTGGCACagccttccacatccacatatGTCACcagatttggcagagtttccaAACCAAACAGAAAGTACCTGGACTGAAAGTAAAACTCAAATTAAGGCACCATTATATAAGTGGCTTAAATGTACACATGGTGTAAACTGTTATATTTTGTTGGTTAGAATGAGTAGCTGTTTCGCTCTAGACTGTAACGTTTATGCACCACCTTAACTCAGTTgtcctctgttttattttgatatgttCAGTTTTGATTGTCAATTCAAGTTCTAACAAGAAGTTCTAAAATGACCTACTATCAGTCAGTTGTGTTCATTTTGCATGTTAGGCCTACAAAGGGGGATGTAGACAGTTGtgttaatgcactgttttgacTAACGGTGTTGCCGTATGAGTCGGTCTCGCGAGGTCGAGAGTAACGCGAGGTGTTAGGGGAACAGATATGCTAGGCGTTCTCCCCCATGACTTTTGTGGATTGTCTCTTAACAGCTTGGtattaataaatactgaaacCTAGATCATACGCCTCTCTCGTGATTGACACTGTTTATCAGAAGATAAACTGGGCACTGGAACCTGACAtaagctggcataatgttagcttttAACTAGCtcgtgtatgtgtatatatatatatataacgtTTCATGTCtaaatgtatccagtttaaagtttcagatatCAAATGTGCTGCAGCCACATTAGAAATAAACATcagcattaaaataattttttaaagtgtttatttgACTGCTCTGCACACTTAGTGAATGATTTTTTGTACCATTAatctgttttgtgttctttttattttatttaagttcTTCATAGATTTTTACCACCATTTTTTCATCGGCACTCTGATTGGAATAGGCAGCACTGACAGGGTCCTTTGTGCAGAAGAAGAGCCACATGATGCATGAAACACCATTCATTTATGTGAGCGCACAGAGAGCCTAAAACAGAAAGaccataaataataataaataaataaataaagttgatcTTTATCTTTCATTGTGATACCAGTTATCTCAGAcaggggttttaggttttgtcaagccAGCTCTTGCAACGAAACCTTGGCTGAGTTGAACTTCCTTCCTGTTATACCCCCTCAGGCCTAAAGTTATAAAGGCTTACAATAGTGTTGCATGTCACACTCGTTTTTGTACACATGCTATAACTCCCTCCAAGTTGAAAAACGGACACAAGGCGTTCTTGATTTTTACTGGCATTTAATTGGACACAGGTGTCACCAACGATGCCGTGAGAACtgtacaaaacataaaataatacattttcatacagtAAGGGATTCTCATAGAGAACAGACAATAAAGTATATGATTCAACAACATAAAATATTCACAAATGAGTGGCTTGACTTACAACAACATCAGTAAATTCTGTATACTCTTTGAGGACACGTAACTAACAGAAACCTGACAagtccttcacaaataaacatcttatttcccacacagacacataaaatacaaactgcatACCTCATTGGCCGCATTAACTTGAAAGggttaacaaaaacacatctcgGATTATGTCTTCTTGAACCAAGAGTCGAAAGCTTTGTCGCACGCTTCTCCAAATCTCTAACTTAGCGATAAAAAGGAAGACATGTTGCCCTCTACTGAGTGTGACGTGTAACTGAAAATATTGCTCTAACCcaaacaacaaattaaacattGGTTCCACCCTGGAAACGCTTGTAGaacttttaaatgtgcaatTTTAAACAACACATATTACAATCAGattttaataaacataaattaTTTTACCTTCCTTGAATTTATTTATGGTAACTTAAATCATGAATTTAACAAACTGTATAACTGCCACTAACGGCAGCCACACTCCCACCAAATCACTGGTGATTTCCAACTAAACCCGaatgcaagaaaaataaatgtaaatgatgtCTTAGAACTAACATAAGTCACTGTTTGCACTATTCAGCTTCAAGTAGAGTAACTGTTTTGTGAATAGGCCTCTCAAGGTATACTGGCTTGTTAACTCTTTTTCCTTGGTCATCCAGTGCTGCATCACTCATTAACAGCTCGAGTTTCCTAATGACTCCATCTTCACTAGGGTACACTTTCGTGACCTTAGCCAGCTTCCACTCATTTCTGGGTAGACTATTGTCCATCAGAATCACAATGTCATTGATCTTGGCATTTCTCTGTGTCTTGTACCATTTGTTTCTCTGCTGAAGATTCAGCAAGTATTCCCCTTTCCATCTGGTCCAAAATTCATTGGCCAGGTATTGCACCTTGCGCCATCTTTTGCGAAGATAAAGGTCTTCTTTCACAAACTCACCAGGTGGTGGCAAGACCACTGAAGACTTCATGGTCAGGATGTGATTCGGTGTAAGAGGCGGTGGAGAACTGGGATCGCTGAGCAGGTGAGTTGTTAGGGGTCTACTATTTATGATCGCCATAACTTCATAAAAGTATGTACGCAAGGATGAAGTGTCAAGTCTTTTGGACGAATGATCCAGGATGGACGTCAGCACACTCCTTATCGTCCTGATCTGCCTTTCCCAGGCTCCACCCATATGGCTGGCAGACGCTGGGTTCATGACAAATTCACAACCTAGTTGTTTTAGGCCTTCTTGGTCCATTTTCTTTACAGATTCCAAGAACTCTCGTTTTGCTCCAGCAAAGTTGGTTCCCTGATCTGATCGAAGCTGCCGAACATTTCCACGAATGGCAATCAATGTTCGCAGAGCATTAATAAAGGCATCACTTGTCATGTCATCAAGTAGCTCTATATGCACAGCACGAGAGCACAGGCAAGTAAAGAGTAGGCCATAGCGTTTAAGTTCCTTTCTTCCCTCCTTAATGTAAAATGGGCCGAAGCAGTCCATTCCACAATAGGCAAAGGGAGGCGCTGTTTCAACTCTTTCACGTGGTAAATCTGCCATTTTTTGAGCTTCAGCATTTCTTCTGAACTTTCTACATTTGACACATTTGTGAATGTAGGAAGACACTGCATGACTACAGCCTACTATCCAAATGCCGTTTGATCGCAACTCATTCAAGGTCATCCCACGTCCCTGGTGATGAACTCTTTGATGGAAGTGTCCAATCAATAATTGTGATATGTGGGTTTTGCTTGGCAAGATCGCTGGATGTTTAATGTGTGCATGTAAATCAGAACGCTCCAGCCGACCTCCTACTCTGAGCACACCCATTTCATCCAAGAAAGGATTCAGTTTGCGCAGCCTATTTGTGCTGTCCCTTGTTATCTGCTTCTTGGATTTTAGGTCTTTGATTTCTTCAGAAAACACTTCCTTTTGGACGGTAGATATGATGAAAAGCTCCGCCTCTTTTCGTTCCTCAAGACTGGTGACTTCGTTGGTTCTAGACACCAAACCCTTGACCTCTTTGACACATCGCATGAGTCGTGCAATGGCTTTAACTAGTCTTGTCCAGCTTGAGAACCTTGAGAAATGATTAAGCAGCGAATCTTCTGTCGCCAATGTCTTATGGACGAAGGTGCTGCGAAGTTCTGGATCTTCAGCTCCTAAGTCTCCCACCTTAACTTCATAAGCAGGAAGTTTGTCATGCCAGAGAAAATCTGGACCAGTGAGCCAGTTGGAAGTAATTAGTCCCTTTGCTGTCAGACCCCGCGAAGCATGATCAGCAGGGTTGTCTTCAGAGGACACGTATCTCCACTGATCTGGATCGGAACCTTCTTGTATACGTTGAATACGATTGGCCACAAATATGTGAAACCGTCTAGCGTTGTTGTTAATGTATCCAAGAACGACCTTCGAGTCCGTCCAGAAGAATTCTTGGGCTTGAACTTCCAACTCCCTTTTAAGCAGGTCACTAGTTCGAACAGCAATaacagctgctgacagctcaaGCCTGGGTATTGTGGTAATCTTCGTAGGAGTCACCCTGGCCTTGCCAATAACTAGGGAACAGCTGACTTGGTTTGATACACTGATTGCTCTCAAGTAAGAACATTCACCGTACCCTTTAACACTTGCATCTGAGAAATGATGCAATTCATATCTTTCAACTTTCTCAAAACCTTCTGGGAGATAACATCTTTGAATCTTGACATCAGCCAGATTCTTCAAATCCAACAGCCAGGACTCCCACCGTGGTTTGAGATCTTCTGACAATGGCTCATCCCATCCAATCTTGTCTTGACACATCTCTTGGAGTATTTGCTTCCCGACCAGAATAAATGGTGCCACAAACCCAAGAGGGTCATAGATGGATGCCACGGTTGATAAAACTCCTCTTCTAGAGAGTGGGCGTTCATCCACAATCACTCTGAAATGGAACTGGTCTGAAACGACACACCATTTGATTCCCAAAGCTCTCTCAATTTGTGACCCTCCAAGAGCCATGTCGTGGTTTCTCACTGAATCTGCACATTCATCCTCCGGAATGGATGCAAGGACATCATGGTTGTTGGAAATGAACTTGTGAATTCTCAGTTTGCCAACACTGCAGAGTTCCCTCACTTCTTTTACCAACTTTATAGCTTCATCTTTGGTTGCAACACTCGTCAGTCCATCATCGACGTAAAAGTTTCGTTCGATAAACTGAATGGTTGTTTCACTGTAGTGACCTTGTCCTTGGGCAGCGACATGCTTCAACCCAAAGTTTGCACAACCAGGTGATGACGCAGCTCCAAATAAATGTACTCGCATGCGATAGACTGATGGTTGGGCCTGGAACTTTCCATCATCCCACCAGAGAAATCTCAAGTAGTCCTGGTCCTCTGCTTTGACGTGAAACTGATGGAACATGCGCTCAATATCACACATTATGGCGACCTGTCCCTTACGAAAGCGGCAGAGAACACCTATCAGGCTGTTTGTTAATTCCGGTCCAGTGAGCAGATAGTCATTTAATGACACACCATCAAACCTTGCCGAGCAGTCGAACACGACCCGTATTTTTCCTGGCTTGTATGGGTGGTACACTCCGTGATGTGGAATGTACCACGCAGGACTGTTGTTGATTTCTTCTTCTGGGACCTTTTCTGCATCCCCATTTGTTATGATTTCATTCATAAAGGTTGTGTAGTCCTTTTGGTATTGTTTATCTCTTTCAAATCTCCGTTTCAAGCATCTGAGCCTGTGAACTGCACATACCTTATTATCTGGGAGATTTGGTCGATCCGTTTTAAAGGGGAGTGGCATTTCACAGTGACcatccactttaattttgattCCTTTTTCCATTATGGTTATGAAACGCAAATCTTCCTGAGATAACTTTGCATCTTCAACTCTTCTCTCACTGAAGTCAGACTCCAGCAGTCTCAACACATCTGGTGGAGAAATTAACTCTTTAACTTGAGTTCGGTATATGTATTTCACTTCAGTTGTGAAGTTCTTAGATGTTTGGGGTTGAGGTTTCACGAACTTCGTGATGATCTTGTGGCTGCTCCCAATGGCATCACCATAGTCGACATATGGGCTAACACAACCGACTATGCTCCATCCAAGATCTGTTTTTTGAGCAAATGGCTCATTGTCTTTACCCGGTACAACTTCTCGGGGTAACAATGCTTGTGGGCAGTTGTAACCTATGAGCAGTCCTACATCACACTCAATCAATGGAGCGATCTCTTCCGCAAGATGCTCTAAGTGTGGCCATGCTCTTGCAGTTTTTGGTGTCGGAATATGACTTAGATTAGCAGGAATGAACTCCCTTGAATAGGTTACAGGGAGAGAAATCTTCCTTGATGAAGAAAAACCTCTCACCTGCAGTCCAACTAACCTCTGACTTGGGATGATTGTATTTCTGGATGAAAGTGTAGAGAGTTTTAACTGCACGGGCTCTCCTTTCATTTCCAGAGCTTCTGCCTTATCTTGCATGATGAATGTGGTATCGCTTTGGTTATCAAGGAGTGCATATACGAGAATTTCATTCTCCGGGTTACTTGATGTGGATAACCACACTGGAACAACTGTAGAGGAGTACATGCTGTCCATGCCTTGCACCACTCTGTTGGATGTAGCTTCATCTGAGGGTTCAgtggtgtgtttgtgctctGTTCTTTCCCTTGACttatttttttcagagttttttACACTCTCCCCATGTTCATCACTGCCCTTTTCCTTTCTGTTTGCCCTTTCACGATCTTCATGTAAACATGTTGGATGTTTACCTTTACATGTTTCACAAAGGCTTCTTCTTTTGCAGTCCTTTGAACGATGTCCTAGTTGTAAACAtccaaaacataatttttttgtttggacAAACTTGAGACGTTCTTGAACTGGTTTTTCATTGAATTTCCAACATTTCTGAATgccatgattttgtttttcacagaagATGCACCCTTTgaattctgtgttttcttcagaGTTGCTCAAAAGCACCTTTACACCAACATTTCGTGTCTTTGTTGTCTTTATCTTTTCACCATCACTAGACTTCAAGGCATGAAGAGAAGTCACTGGATTGCAAGCtatttttgcttcctttgtgatGAATTCCACAAACTGACTGAATGTAGGAAATTCATTACAAGTTTCTTCGATCTCTATCACCTTTCTGTTCCAACTGGCTaccagccaatcaggaagctttGTGAGAAGCCTTTGATTTTCATCACAGGTGTTCAATACTTCTAGATCCTTAATCTGAGACATTGCAGCCCGGCAGCCTCTAAGGAAGTCTGAAAAATCTCTCAGCTCAACACTGTCTCTGGGTCCTATTTTGGGCCATGATGCAAGCTTATCCTTGAAAGCTTTAGCTAGCACAAATGAGCTTCCAAATCTTTCTTCTAGGATAGCCCATGCGGAATCATAAGCTGCATCTGTTCCCAgtaaaaaataactttcaatGGCTCTTTTTGCAGGTCCACCAACGTATTTACGAAGGTAATAGACCCTTTCGTTTACTGGAATGTTTTTCTTGCCTATTAGAGTTTGAAATGACATCTTCCAGTCCTTGTATCTTAGAGGGTCTCCAGTAAAAACAGAAGGTTCAGGTACTGGAAGACGGCTCACATTAATAGACTCTGCTATTGCTTCAGCAAGGACTGCGGTACTGTCTGCTTGGTATGTCACAGGATGCTCATGAGGACTTCTTTTAGCTCCTGTCGATTGGTGTTGCTCAGCTGCACAGTTATGAAGCAACTCTGCTATTTCTTCATCTGAGCTTACTTCTTGTTCGTAAACCTGCAGCCGTGCCCTTGCCGAACTCAACTTCTTAACAGTCTGAAGGCGCTCTATTTGTCTGCGTTTCTCTTCCAGTGCCTTTTTTCGTATcacattctcttcctcttgtaaTGCAATCTTCTTTCTATTTTCGTCTTCAAGGCTTTCAAGTTCTCGTTGTTCACTTTCTATCTCTTGCAGGACCTTTAGAGCAGCCTGCGTGGCAGCTAGCTCGGCTGCAGCTTCCTGTCTCTTAATAGAGGACAGGTTTGACTGACGTGACTTAATACTTGAACCACTTGCAGCGCTTAAACTTCTTTGAGAGCCTTTACTTGTGCCTGAAGAAgctgacaaaaacacagaaccagactcaggccAGACAAAATCCTCTGTCTGGATGTCTTTGGCATCCTTGTTGTGAAGATAAGCGGATGCATTTTCCAAGATTATTTTTGATACAGCATCACAGGTGTCAGCTCTGCGACGGATCTCACTGCCTGGGGGAGCACATTTGCGCAGTTCTTCATAGCTATGTTTCACATCTGCCGATGCACAACTTATCTTAGTCATCAACTCCTGCACAACCTCAATAGAGGGAGTTCCCTTTATCACTTTCTTAGCTTGCTTGGCAGTCGCTTTCCATTTATCATAAGTAATGGTAAAACGATcctgcagttttttaaatttattatcgTGCTGTTCTTGAGCCCTTTCAGTAAGCTTTCGAGGTCTCTGGCTTCTTCTTAGCTCCTCTTCTGTTTCAGGTGACTGCTGTGAGTCTGCGCCATTACTATCTTTATGTAAGTCGCCATTCTTAGTTTCATTCTCAGCCATTTGCTCCATTCTCCAATGTTTACTTCTTACTTGGACCAAAATAACTTATAGCCAAATTTGACAGACTTGTGGATTAACAATTAACCAGTTCAGCCAACTAAAATGTTAATAGCTACAAGCTTAAATTTCCCCTTAGATTAACTTGTCAAAAAGCATTAAGAATGGATAGAGATAAAGATCTTTGACAGCACCTTAAACCTTAAGAAAACATCCGAATGAATATCAGCTTAAATTACACAAATGTGATGAACTGTTTCTGGAACCAACACCATATGAAACTGTGCACTTAATTGTATAACACCTTTAGCACccaaatgacagaaatatgcaaaataacTTCACCTACAAAATCTTAGACAGAACCTTGAACTTGGAGAAAATGTGCAGAGCACAGATTACTTAATTTCAGCACTTGCAGTGTCTCTTTAAGGTAATTAACAAAGCTGATCCACTTCTTAAACATTTAACTTGTTTAAATGTATCACTTGTTGGACCATCAATGTAAAACTTCAAACTGCTCGCTGCTTAGTTTACTTGTGTTGCACAGTCTTATCTGTCTGATGCTAGAGTGCGATGAATCTTCTTTGTTGCTCAGTGGATGAATGGCACAGTTCCTCGTCTCCTCGCCTCATGTCAAGCAGACTGAGTTCTCACTATAACTCCCTCCAAGTTGAAAAACGGACACAAGGCGTTCTTGATTTTTACTGGCATTTAATTGGACACAGGTGTCACCAACGATGCCGTGAGAACtgtacaaaacataaaataatacattttcatacagtAAGGGATTCTCATAGAGAACAGACAATAAAGTATATGATTCAACAACATAAAATATTCACAAATGAGTGGCTTGACttaaa
Protein-coding sequences here:
- the LOC115779895 gene encoding uncharacterized protein LOC115779895, with protein sequence MALGGSQIERALGIKWCVVSDQFHFRVIVDERPLSRRGVLSTVASIYDPLGFVAPFILVGKQILQEMCQDKIGWDEPLSEDLKPRWESWLLDLKNLADVKIQRCYLPEGFEKVERYELHHFSDASVKGYGECSYLRAISVSNQVSCSLVIGKARVTPTKITTIPRLELSAAVIAVRTSDLLKRELEVQAQEFFWTDSKVVLGYINNNARRFHIFVANRIQRIQEGSDPDQWRYVSSEDNPADHASRGLTAKGLITSNWLTGPDFLWHDKLPAYEVKVGDLGAEDPELRSTFVHKTLATEDSLLNHFSRFSSWTRLVKAIARLMRCVKEVKGLVSRTNEVTSLEERKEAELFIISTVQKEVFSEEIKDLKSKKQITRDSTNRLRKLNPFLDEMGVLRVGELLDDMTSDAFINALRTLIAIRGNVRQLRSDQGTNFAGAKREFLESPYGWSLGKADQDDKECADVHPGSFVQKT